A segment of the Collimonas fungivorans genome:
CGCGGGTGCGCGCCAGGATCTGGCCATTGCGCATCCAGTACAGGCGCGAATCGCCGCAGTGCGCCCAGAATGCGCTGTTGTGCTGGATCAGGCAGGCTACCACCGTGGTGCGCGGAGTTTCCGACAGCTTGTGCACTTCCCGGTAACGGTGGATCTCCATGTGCGCGGCATAAAAAGCATCTTCCAGAAAACGCTCCGGCTTCTTGATGTAGGGCTGGGCATTCTTCTGGAACAGCGAGCCGATGGTCTGCATCGCGATGTTGGCGGCGATCTCGCCGTGCAGGTGGCCGCCCATGCCGTCGGTCAGCAACAGCAGCAAGGCGTCACGCGTGAAACTGTAACCCATCCGGTCCTGGTTGACTTTGCGGCCGCCGATATGGCTTTCTTGATAAACTGAAAATCGCATGACTATGTCTGATTCTTGCTAAAAGTACAGCTAAAGCTGGGGCGGTGAAGCGGCGCGTTTTTTTACTTGTTGGTTACCTGGTCACTGCGTATTTTCCTGGATGGTCGTATCCGGGTTGCTCTCGACCTTGCGGCGGAACTGGATATGCGTGAAAAAGACGTTGCGTATCTTGCGCGTGACCATGTCACGCACGCTGACCTCTTCCTCCTGCACCGGCTCCATCAGGGCGCGCTGCACCGCGAACACGCTTTGCGGCCGCTGCAGCGGATCGATCATCAGGCACCAGCGCACCACCTGGATCAGTTCCGGCGAATACAGGCCTTCCAGCTTGCGGAAATGCCCTTCCATCTTGTCGTTGACCTTGCGCTGGTCGACCGGCTGCGGCGGCGCGCCGACCATGCAGGCGAAGATCGAAGCGCCGATGCTGTAGATGTCGGTCCATGGCCCCAGGTTGCCATTACGCTCATACAATTCGGCCGGGGCGAAACCTGGCGTGTACATCGGGTACAGCTTGGGCGAGTCGGAGCGCAGGGTCTGGCGTGCGGCGCCGAAGTCCAGCAGGATCGGCGTGCCGTCGGCGCGCAGGTAGATATTGGCCGGCTTCAGGTCGAGGTGCAGCAATTTATGGGTATGCACTTCGCGCAAGCCGTTCATCACGTGGCGGAACATCTTGCGGATGAATTTTTCCGACACCAATGGCTTTT
Coding sequences within it:
- a CDS encoding serine/threonine protein kinase — encoded protein: MAAQNNAPLPDGLKIAGYRIVKKIASGGFSIVYLAYDEDGNAVAIKEYLPSSLALRQWGELAPAISPENLPTFRIGLKCFFEEGRALARIAHPNVVSVINFFRANETVYMVMAYESGRSLQEHILRRRDKGEKPLVSEKFIRKMFRHVMNGLREVHTHKLLHLDLKPANIYLRADGTPILLDFGAARQTLRSDSPKLYPMYTPGFAPAELYERNGNLGPWTDIYSIGASIFACMVGAPPQPVDQRKVNDKMEGHFRKLEGLYSPELIQVVRWCLMIDPLQRPQSVFAVQRALMEPVQEEEVSVRDMVTRKIRNVFFTHIQFRRKVESNPDTTIQENTQ